The Rhododendron vialii isolate Sample 1 chromosome 6a, ASM3025357v1 genome includes a window with the following:
- the LOC131331546 gene encoding protein trichome birefringence-like 31 — protein MTTQTPSNRQIQYLFTVALASLLILGTARIVLDSLKNGQSPFLQLLHLGNKHEVLRVPVTINDDDVVEEGCNVFEGNWVWDNISSPLYTEESCPYLVKQVTCSRNGRPDSLYQNWRWQPNACNLPRFDALKLLEVLRNKRLMFVGDSIQRGMFDSMVCLVQSVIPDGKKSLQRIPPRKIFTAKEYNASIEYFWAPFIVESNSDNATNHTVVKRVVNLDSISKHGKQWDGVDILVFESYIWWMYKPLINATFGSPYNVLEYKVATAYRLALETWANWIETNINPRNQEVYFMSMSPTHLWSWEWKRRSEGNCFNESHPIHGSYWGTGSKLEIMEIVRDALEKVKLDVTLLNITQLSEYRKDGHTSVYGERKGKLLTREQRSDPKNFADCIHWCLPGVPDTWNEILYAHLLKNYRSKRNKLSPPPF, from the exons ATGACGACACAAACTCCATCCAATCGCCAAATCCAGTATCTCTTCACCGTGGCATTGGCTTCCCTTCTCATCCTCGGAACGGCACGAATCGTTTTAGACAGTCTGAAGAACGGGCAGAGCCCATTCCTGCAGCTACTGCATCTGGGCAACAAGCACGAAGTACTGAGAGTGCCAGTGACTATAAACGACGACGATGTTGTCGAAGAAGGCTGCAATGTATTTGAAGGGAATTGGGTTTGGGACAACATATCCAGCCCGCTATATACAGAAGAGAGCTGCCCTTATTTAGTCAAACAAGTGACTTGCAGCAGAAATGGGAGACCTGATTCTCTTTACCAGAATTGGAGGTGGCAGCCCAATGCATGCAACTTGCCAAG GTTTGATGCTTTGAAGTTGTTGGAGGTATTGAGAAACAAAAGGCTTATGTTTGTGGGGGATTCGATACAGAGAGGCATGTTCGACTCAATGGTCTGCTTGGTACAATCTGTAATTCCTGATGGAAAGAAATCCTTACAGAGAATTCCTCCCAGGAAGATTTTCACAGCCAAG GAGTACAACGCATCCATTGAGTACTTCTGGGCTCCGTTCATAGTTGAGTCTAATTCGGATAATGCAACAAATCACACCGTAGTAAAGAGGGTAGTCAACCTCGACTCCATATCTAAACACGGCAAACAGTGGGATGGTGTCGACATTTTGGTATTCGAGAGCTACATATGGTGGATGTATAAGCCTTTGATCAATGCAAC ATTCGGATCTCCTTACAATGTCCTGGAGTACAAAGTGGCAACAGCATACAGACTGGCACTAGAAACATGGGCAAACTGGATAGAAACAAACATCAACCCTCGTAATCAGGAGGTCTACTTCATGAGCATGTCTCCAACACATCTATG GAGCTGGGAATGGAAGCGCAGAAGCGAAGGAAACTGCTTCAATGAGTCGCACCCAATCCATGGTTCATACTGGGGAACGggttccaaacttgaaatcatgGAGATAGTACGAGATGCCTTAGAAAAGGTAAAACTAGACGTGACATTACTAAATATCACCCAACTGTCGGAATACCGGAAAGACGGCCATACGTCAGTCTATGGTGAGAGAAAGGGTAAGCTATTGACAAGAGAACAGAGATCAGACCCCAAAAATTTTGCTGATTGCATTCACTGGTGTCTTCCAGGAGTCCCTGATACTTGGAATGAGATTTTGTATGCACATCTACTAAAGAACTATCGATCAAAAAGGAATAAACTTAGTCCTCCTCCTTTCTAA